In the genome of Ferrovibrio terrae, the window AAAGCCGGTCCCGAGAAGGATGGGTCGAACCGCCGCAGGTTCCATCGCCGCGACACTCACATTGTCGCCCAGTTGAACTACAATGATATGCTGGTCGACGGCATGGTGACCAACCTGTCGCTGGAAGGCTGCCTGTTCGCGCCGCGGCTCGACATTCCGGTCGGCGAGCGCGTCAAACTGAAGCTGGCTGGCGAGAACAAGGCCGTGCCCGCAACGGTAAAGGCGGTGAGCGAACTGGGCGTGCATTGCCTGTTGCATGCCGGCGGCGCCACGCTGGGCCGCCTGTCGGTGGCCGTCGACGACATGGCGCTGCTGATGCTGAATGCCAGCCGCCCGCATGTGGTGGAGGCACCGCCACCGGCCGCGGCGAAACCCGCCAGAAAGAAAGCCGCGAAAAAGATCGTGAAGAAGGCTGCCGCGCCGGCAAAGAAAAAAGCCGGGAAAAAAGCAGCCAAGAAAAAGACTGCGCCGGCAAAGAAAAAAGCCGTGACGAAGAAGAAGACCGTCACGAAGAAGAAGACCGCGAAAAAAACTGCACCGAAGAAGCGCCGTTAGACGCGGCGTTTTTTATCTCAGGCCGGTACGACCTCGCCCACCGTCCACTGTTTCGCCGCTTCGGTGGCAAAGACCAGGATGCTGTCAGTGCCGACCGACACGCTGTCGGGCACGGCAGTGCCGCGACGCTCCAGGCTGATGCGCGCCTCGTTCACCGGCAATCCGTAGAAGCGCGGGCCGTTCAGCGAGGCGAAAGCTTCCAGCCTGTCGAGCGCATTTTCCTCGGCGAAGACCTGCGCATAGCTCTGCATCGCGGTCGGCGCATTAAAAATGCCGGCGCAGCCGCAGGCGGCTTCCTTCAGATGCACGAAATGCGGCGCGGTGTCCGTGCCGAGGAAGAAGCAGGCGTCGCCTGACGTGGCGGCCTTGCGCAATGCCAGACGATGATGCTCGCGTTTGGCGATCGGCAGGCAGTAGAGATGCGGCCGCACACCACCCTCGAAGATCGAGCTGCGGTTGATCATCAGGTGATGCGGGGTGATCGTCGCGCCGATCTGCGGCGCGTGGCTGCGCACGAAATCGGCGGCTTCGGCCGTGGTGATATGTTCCAGCACCACTTTCAAGCCGGGGAAATCCTTCAGCAGCTTGCCGAGGATGCGTTCGAGGAAGACGGTTTCGCGGTCGAAGATGTCGATGCTGTGATCGGTGACCTCGCCATGCAGCAGCAGCGGCATGCCGATCTTTTCCATCATCGCCAGCACGCTGGTGATGCGCGCGATGTCGGTGACGCCATGCTGCGAATTGGTGGTGGCGCCGGCGGGATAGAGCTTGGCCGCCACCCAGACCTTGCGTTTGAAGCCGTCGGCGATATCGGCCGGGTCGGTGGCGTCGGTGAGGTAGGCGGTCATCAGCGGCTCGAAGCGCACGCCTTTCGGCAGCGCAGCAAGAATGCGCTGGCGATAGGCTTCGGCATCCGTTGCCCGGGTTACCGGCGGCTTGAGGTTCGGCATCACGATGGCGCGGGCGAACTGCGCCGCCGTATGCGGCAGCACGGCGGCCATCACCTCGCCATCGCGCAGATGCACATGCCAGTCGTCGGGCTGGCGGATCACCAGGCGGTTCGGGGCGCTGCTATTCATCGGACAAACCTCTGCATGCCAATCGGGGATGACATACGCCATTCCTCCCGGACGGGCCAGTCCTCGCCGTGCAGTGCTACCGGTATTTCAGTGCAAGCCGCCGCGCCATGGATATACTGGACCCGTGATCCGCCCGTTAGCCAGCCTGCTGGAAACCCTGACCCTGCCCGGCCATCGCGCCGTCGCCCAGCACTGGCTGGCGCTGTATCGCGCCGCCGGCAACCAGGTGCCGGCATTGGCCAGTCTCGACCCCCTGCGGTTCTCCGCGGCGTTGCCCGATATCTGGATTGTCGACCAGGACGAAGACGGGGTTTTCCGCTTTCACCTGCTTGGCCAGAATATGATCGACTGGCATGGCAGTAACCCGAAGGGCCTGACCTTCGAGGAGGTCTATACGCAGGCCGTCCTGCCGGTGGTGACCGCCATGGTGCGCCAGGTCATCGACCGTCCGGCCATCTGCCATCAGCACACGCTCAGCATGACGCGCAATCGCCTGTCGCCCGTGCCGTCCGAACGGATCGCGCTGCCGCTGGCCGACACCGACGGCCGCATCCGCCACCTGTTCGGTGTCACCGTCTACAAGACCCGCGACGGCCATGGCGATGGCATGATCCGCAACGACGTACAGAGCGAGCAATGGTATCCGGTCGCGCAGGCCGAGACACTGCCGGCCTGATCACAAGAACCTGATCACCGCGTCCCAGACGCCGGCCTATGCTGCCCGGACCGGCCGACAAGCGCCGGAGACAAACGGGGAGCGACACATGAACCGGATTCTGGCGGCCTTGAGTCTCGGCGCGATGCTTTGCATGACCACACCCGTGCTGGCACAGCAGGCCCAGCCATCGGGAACACCGCGCCCGGCCATCGCCACGACAAAAGTGCCTGGCACCGACGGCGTCTATGTTTTCCGCAATGGCAATCACCAGGGCATGTTCGTGGTGACATCGGCCGGCGTGATCGCCACCGATCCGGTCGCTTATGGCAAGCCGTTCGGCGGACAGCAGTATCTGGACGAGATCCGCAAGGTCACCGACAAGCCGGTGAAATACGTGATCTACAGCCATCATCACTATGACCACATCGCCGGCGGCAAGGCGCTGAAAGAGGCCGGCGCCACCTTCATCGCGCATCGCAAGGCGAAAGAGCGGCTGGCGAAACTGAAGGACCCGCATACGGTCATACCGGATGAAGTCGTCGGCGATAAAGGCCGCACCATCACGCTGGGCGGAACCGTGCTGGAGTTGAGCTATCACGGCCTCAATCATTCCGACTCCACCTTGGTGATGCGTCTGCCGAAAGAGAAAATCGTCTTCATCGTCGACACCATTCCGGTCGGTGCCGTGCCCGGCCGCGGCATGATCGATTTTCATCCGTTTGAGACCGAAGCCTTCATGAAAAAAATGCTGAAACTGGACTGGGAGCGGCTGATCCCCGGCCATCCGGGACCGAATGACCGGCTCGGCACCAAGGACGATGTACGCGCGCAGCTCAAATTCCTCGAAGACGCCTCGGCCGCGATGAAGGTCCTCGCGCAGGACGGCAAATGCTGGGACACGGCTGAGAAGGAATTCAAATTACCGCAATATGAAAGCTGGCCCGGTTATGCCAATAACCTGCCCTTCGTGGCGCGGCGCTACTGTGGCTTGTGGGGCCGGGGAACATAAGACGGGGTACCTGAGACGCCCCACTCGCCTTTTGCATGGCTGCCCTGCGGCAAATCGCGCAGGTCAGGTGATTGAACCGGCAGTCCGCGCGGCTATGCTGCGCGGACTTTTTCAACGCCGTTTTTCTGCGATGGACCGCCCGCTCGACAGCCTGCTCGCCGATCTCGACCTGCCCGGACACCGCGCCGTGGCAGAGCACTGGCTTGCGCTGTACCGCGAGGCCGGCACGGTGCCGTCGCTGGCCCGGATCGATCCGCTGCATTTCCATCGCGCGCTGCCCGATGCCTGGATCGTCGATCTCACCGACGACGGCCGCTTCCAGTTCCGCCTGATGGGCGAAACGCTGGTGCAGTGGTATGGCCGCACTGCGAAAGGCCTGTATTACCAGGACCTGTTCCCGGCCGATGTCGTACCAGTGCTGGAGCAGCAGTCGCGCCTGGTGCTGGAACGACCGCAGGCCGGTTTCCAGCGCGTGCATACCAATGTACCGGCCGGCACACATATGCCGCGCGCCTTCGAGCGCCTGACCTTCCCGCTACGCGACAAGGCCGGCGATAAGATCACGCATATCCTGGGCAATTCGATCTTCAACCGCGCGGCCGGCGATCCCGCACCGGAGCACGAATACTGGTATCCGATCCCGTAAGATTCCGCCGCGGAAAAGGCCCGCCCCGTCCACAGGGCGGCCGGGTTATCAATTTTCAATTATCCCTGCTGCCGGATTCACCCCAGAGTTGGCATGATCACAGCCTTCCGGGAGGGGCGAACGGTCATGCAATACGACTTCGCCAGCCTGATGGACGACCTGACGCTCGAGCCGCACCGGGCACTGGCCGCGCACTGGCTCGACCTCTACGCCACCACTGGCGGCGGCATTCCGCGCGTCACCGCCATCGATGCCCTCAGCCTCGGTCGTCACCTGCCCGATATCTGCATCCTCAACCATGACGGCGGCAACGTCTTCAGCTTCCGCCTCGCCGGCGGCCATGTGAACGACTTCTATGGCCGCGAGGTGCGCGGCAAGCTGCTGACCGATCTGGTCAGCTCGCCCACGCGCGAACGGCTGATCGGCATGGCGCATGCCATCCTGCGGCCGCCGGCCGCCATCCTGCACGGCATGAGCGGCATGCTGCCGCAGTGGAATTATTCGGTGGCGCTGCAGCGCCTCAGCCTGCCGCTGACCGATGCCACCGGCCGGGTCAGGCATATCATCAGCGCCACGGTACATTCGCGCCACGCGGCCGATCCGTCGCATGACTCCGTTGATATCGATTTCCAGCGCCAGTACCGCATTCCGGCAATCGAGACCGGCAACCAGGCCACCGCCTCGTAATGAACCAGGCAGCTCACAGAAGCGCTTCATCCGGTGCCATGACGATTTCGCAGTCTACAGAGCGTCCGTTCAATGCCCTGCTTGGTGATGTC includes:
- a CDS encoding PilZ domain-containing protein, which gives rise to MASVKQKTGKQQTQKAGPEKDGSNRRRFHRRDTHIVAQLNYNDMLVDGMVTNLSLEGCLFAPRLDIPVGERVKLKLAGENKAVPATVKAVSELGVHCLLHAGGATLGRLSVAVDDMALLMLNASRPHVVEAPPPAAAKPARKKAAKKIVKKAAAPAKKKAGKKAAKKKTAPAKKKAVTKKKTVTKKKTAKKTAPKKRR
- the pyrC gene encoding dihydroorotase, whose protein sequence is MNSSAPNRLVIRQPDDWHVHLRDGEVMAAVLPHTAAQFARAIVMPNLKPPVTRATDAEAYRQRILAALPKGVRFEPLMTAYLTDATDPADIADGFKRKVWVAAKLYPAGATTNSQHGVTDIARITSVLAMMEKIGMPLLLHGEVTDHSIDIFDRETVFLERILGKLLKDFPGLKVVLEHITTAEAADFVRSHAPQIGATITPHHLMINRSSIFEGGVRPHLYCLPIAKREHHRLALRKAATSGDACFFLGTDTAPHFVHLKEAACGCAGIFNAPTAMQSYAQVFAEENALDRLEAFASLNGPRFYGLPVNEARISLERRGTAVPDSVSVGTDSILVFATEAAKQWTVGEVVPA
- a CDS encoding PAS domain-containing protein: MIRPLASLLETLTLPGHRAVAQHWLALYRAAGNQVPALASLDPLRFSAALPDIWIVDQDEDGVFRFHLLGQNMIDWHGSNPKGLTFEEVYTQAVLPVVTAMVRQVIDRPAICHQHTLSMTRNRLSPVPSERIALPLADTDGRIRHLFGVTVYKTRDGHGDGMIRNDVQSEQWYPVAQAETLPA
- a CDS encoding MBL fold metallo-hydrolase, whose protein sequence is MNRILAALSLGAMLCMTTPVLAQQAQPSGTPRPAIATTKVPGTDGVYVFRNGNHQGMFVVTSAGVIATDPVAYGKPFGGQQYLDEIRKVTDKPVKYVIYSHHHYDHIAGGKALKEAGATFIAHRKAKERLAKLKDPHTVIPDEVVGDKGRTITLGGTVLELSYHGLNHSDSTLVMRLPKEKIVFIVDTIPVGAVPGRGMIDFHPFETEAFMKKMLKLDWERLIPGHPGPNDRLGTKDDVRAQLKFLEDASAAMKVLAQDGKCWDTAEKEFKLPQYESWPGYANNLPFVARRYCGLWGRGT
- a CDS encoding PAS domain-containing protein, whose amino-acid sequence is MDRPLDSLLADLDLPGHRAVAEHWLALYREAGTVPSLARIDPLHFHRALPDAWIVDLTDDGRFQFRLMGETLVQWYGRTAKGLYYQDLFPADVVPVLEQQSRLVLERPQAGFQRVHTNVPAGTHMPRAFERLTFPLRDKAGDKITHILGNSIFNRAAGDPAPEHEYWYPIP
- a CDS encoding PAS domain-containing protein, which translates into the protein MQYDFASLMDDLTLEPHRALAAHWLDLYATTGGGIPRVTAIDALSLGRHLPDICILNHDGGNVFSFRLAGGHVNDFYGREVRGKLLTDLVSSPTRERLIGMAHAILRPPAAILHGMSGMLPQWNYSVALQRLSLPLTDATGRVRHIISATVHSRHAADPSHDSVDIDFQRQYRIPAIETGNQATAS